From Seriola aureovittata isolate HTS-2021-v1 ecotype China chromosome 16, ASM2101889v1, whole genome shotgun sequence, one genomic window encodes:
- the LOC130184164 gene encoding uncharacterized protein LOC130184164, whose amino-acid sequence MAGLTWILTFLCVAGCHHSSASPFPRSPRMVQVGENVTLTCNLTSSMKTTWYLLRSDQLLPLLTVTPSKIGENLVSFHSKNNSRIYSRGDMERGPVSLEILEVEEKDAGLYFCTGWCAGVVCVNRGVLLTVNGADGELAIDKMRQPCWRLGICALPALIALVFVFLFGLCLCSGKPAVCCCPSLRRDSSLRITEDMSLHYSSLKHAHEPRPSGHRGTRLVKEDVTYSTVMSRKNPNTSH is encoded by the exons ATGGCAGGTCTCACATGGATCCTCACTTTCCTCt GTGTTGCAGGATGCCACCACTCTTCAGCCTCACCTTTTCCCCGCTCTCCCCGGATGGTCCAGGTGGGGGAGAACGTCACACTGACCTGTAACCTGACGTCCAGCATGAAGACCACCTGGTACCTGTTGCGTTCAGAccagctgctgccactgctgacAGTTACACCAAGCAAAATAGGAGAAAATCTGGTCAGCTTTCACTCTAAAAACAACAGTCGCATCTACAGCCGGGGAGACATGGAGAGAGGCCCGGTCAGCCTGGAGATCCTGGAGGTAGAGGAGAAGGATGCTGGGCTGTATTTCTGCACAGGGTGGTGTGCAGGGGTTGTATGTGTTAACAGAGGGGTTCTTCTAACTGTGAATG GAGCTGATGGGGAGTTGGCCATAGACAAAATGAGGCAGCCGTGTTGGAGACTGGGAATCTGCGCGCTTCCAGCTTTAATCGCCCTCGTTTTCGTCTTCCTCTTTGGACTCTGCCTGTGCTCAG GAAAaccagctgtttgctgctgtcCTTCACTGAGAAGAGACTCCAGTCTGAGGATCACAGAG gaCATGTCTTTGCATTACTCCAGTCTGAAGCATGCACACGAGCCCCGCCCCTCTGGCCACAGAGGAACAAGATTGGTCAAAGAGGATGTCACATATTCAACAGTGATGAGTCGCAAGAACCCAAACACATCACATTAG
- the LOC130184163 gene encoding uncharacterized protein LOC130184163 codes for MPDTNLCLEALSALSGCNVESTSGPSQLTPQDFVNIVALKEFYKQEGFKELEYPSLGTLSLQEVDDVDLYSSPLALTEGPGPEESLRTTVKINPQDFFHPQYDYDFTNVQDGNKTFLRGNEAYVRPCGWNRAALRVVQKYDDGDSWLGTGKDAWPVSYHGQNMDGSHGIILTHGGSPNDEPRFLDAAAASLTTRETKGRGVYSTPDVKMAEKYCKRFKSKVDEKTYKVILQNRIKPEKRTKCQREDMWLVYVPEGRNDVQTRVIVQESIRPYGLLLKQV; via the exons ATGCCGGACACGAATCTGTGCTTGGAGGCCTTGTCGGCTCTCTCTGGCTGCAACGTCGAGTCGACCAGCGGACCCTCCCAGCTCACCCCGCAGGACTTCGTCAACATCGTGGCCCTCAAGGAGTTTTACAAGCAGGAGGGGTTTAAGGAGCTGGAGTACCCCAGTTTAGGCACTCTGTCCCTGCAGGAAGTGGACGATGTGGACCTTTACAGCTCCCCCCTGGCTCTGACTGAGGGCCCCGGGCCGGAGGAGAGCCTCAGGACCACGGTTAAGATCAACCCTCAGGACTTCTTCCATCCTCAGTACGACTACGACTTCACCAACGTACAG GATGGCAACAAAACGTTCCTGCGTGGTAATGAGGCCTACGTGCGCCCCTGTGGGTGGAACCGTGCAGCCCTCCGAGTCGTGCAGAAGTACGATGATGGGGACTCCTGGCTCGGGACGGGTAAGGATGCCTGGCCTGTCTCCTACCATGGACAAAACATGGACGGCTCCCACGGCATCATCCTGACCCACGGTGGGTCCCCCAACGATGAGCCCCGGTTTCTTGATGCCGCCGCCGCAAGTCTAACCACCAGGGAGACGAAGGGTAGAGGGGTGTACTCAACACCTGACGTCAAGATGGCGGAGAAGTACTGCAAAAGGTTCAAGTCCAAAGTGGACGAGAAGACGTACAAAGTGATTCTTCAGAACCGCATCAAACCGGAGAAGAGGACAAAGTGCCAGAGGGAAGACATGTGGTTGGTCTACGTCCCTGAAGGCCGCAATGACGTCCAGACGAGGGTCATTGTACAGGAATCCATTCGTCCATACGGGCTGCTGCTGAAGCAGGTGTGA